One segment of Manihot esculenta cultivar AM560-2 chromosome 4, M.esculenta_v8, whole genome shotgun sequence DNA contains the following:
- the LOC110613086 gene encoding uncharacterized protein LOC110613086 → MTRKRNAIVATGLLAFAAAGLSFPFYMASSRSRPVIDSSKPLPPQATFRGPYINTGSRDVGPDSQTYPKK, encoded by the exons ATGACTCGTAAACGCAATGCAATTGTTGCAACTGGTTTACTAGCTTTCGCTGCTGCTGGGTTGTCATTTCCATTTTACATGGC GTCATCTAGGAGTAGGCCGGTAATAGATTCATCAAAACCACTCCCTCCACAAGCAACTTTCCGAGGACCTTACATAAACACTGGTTCACGAGACGTTGGACCTGACTCTCAGACTTACccaaagaaataa